A genome region from Natronobeatus ordinarius includes the following:
- a CDS encoding DUF373 family protein — protein sequence MTTLVVCLDRNDDVGRKTGLRTPVVGWEAVRALVTDVGLADPEDSGVNSLLETLRVAQSLRDDDEEPVVAVVSGDRDSMVSADRAVARQLDDLIAEYDPDSAVVVIDSAEDERLVPIVESRVRVDSVDRVVVRQARDIESTYYLLKQFLADEELRQTILVPIGLTLLAFPILAIRFGTAEGAAAITTVIGLFLLYKGFSVDEILTALARRARESLYTGQVSVVTYVVAVGLTLVGLFAGALGVSTLDDPQGVFLPAMRFAFDSVPWLAMAALTASAGRLLDEIIDEEPLRSSLLNLPFIVLAVGLVVRGFSGYFLQQATVLGPLEVPAMGVGALSVDSFVVEAGQRLAIFVVAALVVSLLGVRIGSSFGGANLEESTDADAEPEGEHAGGGSNPATASESDAGGPGSDPELTDGGSHSDTESTATNEDDAESDG from the coding sequence GTGACAACGCTGGTCGTCTGCCTCGACCGGAACGACGACGTCGGCCGCAAGACCGGCCTTCGGACGCCCGTCGTCGGCTGGGAGGCAGTTCGCGCGCTCGTGACCGACGTCGGGCTCGCCGATCCCGAGGACTCGGGAGTGAACTCGTTGCTCGAGACCCTGCGGGTCGCCCAGAGCCTGCGCGACGACGACGAGGAGCCGGTGGTCGCCGTCGTCTCGGGCGACCGGGACTCGATGGTGAGCGCCGATCGCGCGGTGGCACGCCAGCTGGACGACCTCATCGCGGAGTACGACCCCGACTCCGCCGTGGTCGTCATCGACAGCGCGGAAGACGAGCGGCTGGTGCCGATCGTCGAGAGTCGCGTCCGGGTCGACTCCGTCGACCGGGTGGTCGTCCGCCAGGCCCGGGACATCGAGTCGACGTACTACCTGCTCAAGCAGTTTCTCGCCGACGAGGAGCTCCGTCAGACGATCCTCGTTCCGATCGGGCTCACGCTACTCGCATTCCCGATCCTCGCGATCCGGTTCGGGACGGCGGAGGGCGCGGCCGCGATCACGACCGTCATCGGCCTCTTCCTGCTCTACAAGGGGTTCAGCGTCGACGAGATCCTGACCGCGCTCGCTCGCCGCGCCCGGGAGTCGCTGTACACTGGCCAGGTGTCGGTCGTCACCTACGTCGTCGCCGTTGGACTGACGCTCGTGGGGCTGTTCGCCGGCGCGCTCGGCGTCTCGACGCTCGACGACCCACAGGGCGTGTTCCTCCCGGCGATGCGCTTTGCCTTCGACAGCGTCCCCTGGCTGGCGATGGCCGCGTTGACGGCGAGCGCCGGCCGGCTGCTCGACGAGATCATCGACGAGGAACCGCTGCGTAGCTCCCTGCTCAACCTGCCCTTTATCGTCCTCGCGGTCGGCCTCGTCGTCCGCGGCTTCTCCGGCTACTTCCTCCAGCAGGCGACCGTCCTCGGCCCGCTCGAGGTGCCCGCGATGGGCGTCGGCGCGCTCTCGGTCGACAGCTTCGTCGTCGAAGCCGGCCAGCGCCTCGCGATCTTCGTCGTCGCCGCCCTCGTGGTGAGCCTCCTGGGCGTTCGTATCGGCTCGTCGTTCGGCGGCGCCAACCTCGAGGAGTCGACGGACGCCGACGCCGAGCCGGAGGGCGAACACGCCGGAGGTGGCTCGAATCCGGCGACTGCGAGTGAGTCGGACGCCGGTGGCCCTGGATCGGATCCAGAACTCACCGACGGCGGCTCCCACTCCGACACCGAATCGACCGCCACGAACGAGGACGACGCGGAATCGGACGGCTGA
- a CDS encoding diphthine--ammonia ligase, which produces MSETDGAWVSLFSGGKDSSWALYRALERGLDVRRLVTVHPAGDSYMYHVPATDLATLAAESVGIPLVDVEPDDFEAEAAADSGTQGDAELEPLEAALRDLDAELEGGLAGVTAGAVESEYQTSRIEAMCDRLDCDLFAPLWREDPRTLADQMLDAGFEIVIVQVAAGGLDESWLGRTIDEAALEELEALNERYGVHILGEGGEFETLVVDGPHMDRRIALEYEPKWEGTRGRIQITDARLE; this is translated from the coding sequence ATGAGCGAAACAGACGGGGCGTGGGTGAGCCTCTTTTCGGGCGGCAAGGACTCTTCCTGGGCGCTCTACCGGGCGCTCGAGCGCGGCCTCGACGTGCGACGGCTCGTCACCGTCCACCCGGCGGGTGACTCCTACATGTACCACGTACCGGCGACCGATCTGGCGACGCTGGCCGCCGAGAGCGTCGGCATCCCACTCGTCGACGTCGAACCCGACGACTTCGAGGCCGAGGCGGCTGCCGATTCCGGAACCCAGGGCGACGCCGAGCTCGAGCCGCTCGAGGCCGCACTGCGCGACCTCGATGCCGAACTCGAGGGCGGCCTCGCGGGCGTCACCGCGGGCGCCGTCGAGAGTGAGTACCAGACGAGTCGCATCGAAGCGATGTGCGACCGGCTCGACTGTGACCTCTTCGCGCCGCTGTGGCGGGAGGACCCACGGACGCTGGCCGACCAGATGCTCGACGCGGGTTTCGAGATCGTGATCGTCCAGGTGGCGGCGGGCGGCCTCGACGAGTCCTGGCTCGGTCGGACGATCGACGAAGCGGCGCTCGAAGAGCTCGAGGCGCTCAACGAGCGCTACGGCGTCCACATCCTGGGCGAGGGCGGCGAGTTCGAGACGCTGGTGGTCGACGGCCCGCACATGGACCGACGGATCGCCCTCGAGTACGAGCCCAAGTGGGAGGGGACGCGCGGACGGATTCAGATCACGGACGCACGGCTCGAGTGA
- a CDS encoding proline dehydrogenase family protein translates to MIPPIANRFVAGESPAVALERVRRVNDRDVKAIVNLLGEHYDDRETAEADAAAYRQLIDDVADAGLEACVSVKPSQLGLDLGEDVFRDLLSGIVERGAERDVFVWIDMEDHTTTDATLDAYEALAREHGGGVGVCVQANLRRTREDVERLAAVPGKVRFTKGAYDEPAEVAYTDKAVVDREYRALLAYAFERYDDGIAVASHDPEMIDHAIGLYETHGTPFEIQMLMGVREDAQYELAEEYEVWQYLPYGSRWKSYFYRRVMERKENVRFALRAVLGR, encoded by the coding sequence ATGATCCCGCCCATCGCGAACCGCTTCGTCGCGGGAGAGTCTCCGGCGGTCGCGCTCGAGCGCGTTCGACGCGTGAACGACCGCGACGTGAAGGCGATCGTCAACCTGCTCGGCGAGCACTACGACGACCGCGAGACCGCCGAGGCGGACGCGGCGGCGTACCGCCAGCTGATCGACGACGTCGCCGACGCGGGGCTCGAGGCCTGCGTCTCGGTCAAGCCGTCTCAGCTCGGCCTCGACCTCGGCGAGGACGTCTTTCGCGACCTGCTGTCGGGAATCGTCGAGCGCGGGGCCGAACGCGACGTCTTCGTCTGGATCGATATGGAAGATCACACGACGACGGACGCGACCCTCGACGCCTACGAGGCGCTGGCGCGCGAACACGGCGGCGGGGTCGGCGTCTGCGTACAGGCGAACCTGCGACGCACCCGGGAAGACGTCGAGCGTCTCGCAGCCGTCCCCGGGAAGGTGCGGTTCACGAAGGGAGCCTACGACGAGCCGGCCGAGGTCGCCTACACGGACAAGGCGGTCGTCGATCGGGAGTACCGGGCGCTGCTCGCGTACGCCTTCGAACGGTACGACGACGGGATCGCAGTCGCGAGCCACGATCCCGAGATGATCGACCACGCGATCGGGTTGTACGAGACCCACGGAACGCCGTTCGAGATCCAGATGCTCATGGGCGTTCGCGAAGACGCACAGTACGAGCTCGCAGAGGAGTACGAGGTCTGGCAGTACCTCCCATACGGGAGCCGGTGGAAGTCGTACTTTTACCGACGGGTGATGGAACGAAAGGAGAATGTACGGTTCGCACTGCGAGCAGTGCTCGGCCGGTAA
- a CDS encoding SHOCT domain-containing protein, which yields MARRTNWFFQSLTAIAAVATLPLGILAGLFVGLTAALAVFVVGWLLLVPTFAILSGETMAVGTDPDEVERWMDVAERAKERGRNGNETADENSLETLRDRYARGELTDEQFEHKLERLLETETLEDVEKWAQDARDERDRNLEYES from the coding sequence ATGGCACGACGGACGAACTGGTTCTTCCAGTCGCTGACGGCGATTGCCGCGGTCGCGACGCTCCCGCTGGGAATCCTCGCGGGGCTGTTCGTCGGTCTCACCGCCGCCCTCGCCGTCTTCGTCGTGGGGTGGCTCCTGCTGGTGCCGACCTTCGCGATCCTCTCGGGTGAGACGATGGCCGTCGGCACGGACCCCGATGAGGTCGAGCGATGGATGGACGTCGCCGAACGGGCGAAGGAACGAGGACGCAACGGCAACGAGACGGCCGACGAGAACTCCCTCGAGACGCTGCGCGATCGCTACGCCCGTGGCGAACTCACCGACGAGCAGTTCGAACACAAACTCGAGCGCTTACTCGAGACCGAGACGCTCGAGGACGTCGAGAAGTGGGCGCAGGACGCCCGTGACGAGCGGGATCGGAACCTCGAGTACGAGAGCTGA
- a CDS encoding CDP-2,3-bis-(O-geranylgeranyl)-sn-glycerol synthase: MAVLETIVVAFWAMLPAYVPNNAAVLAGGGRPIDGGRTWGGRRILGDGKTWRGTAVGTAVGAALALLLNAIGSDVGSALGVSLPTFPPAVVIALPFGAMLGDILASFLKRRTGRERGAAFPGVDQLDFVVVSLALAFLVEPGWFLETFTLPVLAVIVIITPVLHVTTNVIAYKLGLKNEPW; encoded by the coding sequence ATGGCAGTACTCGAGACGATCGTCGTCGCGTTCTGGGCGATGTTGCCCGCCTACGTGCCGAACAACGCCGCGGTGCTCGCCGGCGGCGGCCGACCGATCGACGGCGGTCGGACCTGGGGTGGGAGACGGATTCTCGGCGACGGAAAGACCTGGCGTGGCACGGCCGTCGGAACGGCCGTCGGCGCCGCGCTGGCGCTCTTGCTCAACGCCATCGGGAGTGACGTCGGCTCGGCGCTCGGCGTTTCGTTACCGACGTTCCCGCCCGCGGTCGTCATCGCGCTTCCGTTCGGGGCGATGCTCGGCGACATCCTCGCATCGTTTCTCAAACGACGGACCGGACGCGAACGGGGTGCGGCGTTCCCGGGCGTCGACCAGCTAGACTTCGTCGTCGTCTCGCTCGCACTCGCGTTCCTCGTCGAACCCGGCTGGTTCCTCGAGACGTTCACCCTTCCCGTGCTCGCAGTCATCGTGATCATCACGCCGGTTCTCCACGTGACGACCAACGTCATCGCCTACAAACTCGGGCTGAAGAACGAACCCTGGTGA
- a CDS encoding coiled-coil protein, with product MVDESQNIELTDEHLENDSKGQLIKKAGQLRDRRNELNQMASERASKRDDLNAKTREKVDEAQEHREKRDELNEQVQEHKQLRNELNAEANELFDHVEKLKSDMELDEGKDLEELEAEIEQLEFKQQTEVLSSDEERELIEKIESKREEYAERKDKLEGNEDLEELIEEAEEVRSEASQHHQKVTELADQAQEHHNQMIEAYREADDVRDEADEMHESFVEAQEAADRHHEDFVRVQKRLREMDKQEEKQRKSARDKKKEEAKAEAEEIYQKFKEGETLDTEDLMKLQKTGLL from the coding sequence ATGGTAGACGAATCGCAAAACATCGAACTCACAGACGAACACCTCGAAAACGACTCCAAAGGCCAGCTCATCAAGAAGGCCGGACAACTCCGGGACCGACGAAACGAGCTGAACCAGATGGCTTCTGAACGCGCCTCCAAGCGCGACGACCTCAACGCGAAGACGCGCGAGAAGGTCGACGAGGCGCAAGAACACCGCGAGAAACGCGACGAGCTCAACGAGCAGGTCCAGGAGCACAAACAGCTGCGTAACGAGCTCAACGCCGAGGCCAACGAGCTGTTCGACCACGTCGAGAAGCTCAAATCCGACATGGAGCTCGACGAAGGCAAGGATCTCGAGGAACTCGAGGCCGAGATCGAACAGCTCGAGTTCAAACAGCAGACCGAGGTCCTCTCGAGCGACGAAGAGCGCGAGCTGATCGAGAAGATCGAGTCAAAGCGCGAGGAGTACGCCGAGCGCAAGGACAAACTCGAGGGGAACGAAGACCTAGAGGAGCTCATCGAGGAGGCCGAGGAGGTCCGCTCTGAGGCGTCACAACATCACCAGAAGGTGACGGAGCTCGCCGACCAGGCCCAGGAGCACCACAACCAGATGATCGAGGCCTACCGCGAGGCCGACGACGTCCGTGACGAGGCCGACGAGATGCACGAGTCGTTCGTCGAGGCCCAGGAAGCTGCCGACCGTCACCACGAGGACTTCGTCCGCGTCCAGAAGCGCCTGCGCGAGATGGACAAACAGGAAGAAAAGCAGCGCAAGTCCGCTCGCGACAAGAAGAAAGAGGAAGCCAAGGCCGAGGCCGAGGAGATCTACCAGAAGTTCAAGGAAGGCGAGACCCTCGACACCGAGGACCTGATGAAGCTGCAGAAGACCGGTCTGCTCTAA
- a CDS encoding DUF502 domain-containing protein, whose amino-acid sequence MTSWKRDFASGLVVLGPILVTLYIIYWLYGLIAGITPGLILDADALIPLIPGDSDQAEQSREQIAQFLRVIVALTVFAILTLSMGYLMRTTVGGLVERMVDDVANSVPGLRVVYNASKMAAETAFGEQESLQSPVKLETWNGLRMTAFKTGKKTSDGREVLFMPTSPNITTGFVIEVEPDRITELDEDVEDALTRVLSAGFGDAEGSRGMDAGVPIDVVDDRVAKKSDDDD is encoded by the coding sequence ATGACCTCGTGGAAGCGGGACTTCGCGAGCGGGCTCGTCGTCCTCGGCCCGATCCTCGTCACCCTCTACATCATCTACTGGCTTTACGGGCTCATCGCCGGCATTACGCCCGGGCTCATCCTCGATGCGGACGCGCTCATACCGCTTATCCCGGGTGATTCGGACCAGGCCGAACAGAGCCGCGAACAGATCGCACAGTTTCTTCGCGTCATCGTTGCGCTGACCGTCTTCGCGATCCTCACACTCTCGATGGGCTATCTCATGCGCACGACGGTTGGCGGCCTCGTCGAACGGATGGTCGACGACGTCGCCAACAGCGTTCCGGGGCTGCGCGTCGTCTACAACGCCTCGAAGATGGCCGCCGAGACCGCCTTCGGCGAACAGGAGTCCCTGCAGTCGCCCGTCAAACTCGAGACCTGGAACGGGCTTCGGATGACGGCGTTCAAGACGGGCAAGAAGACCAGCGACGGCCGTGAGGTACTGTTCATGCCGACCTCGCCGAACATCACGACGGGGTTCGTCATCGAGGTCGAACCCGACCGCATCACCGAACTCGACGAGGACGTCGAGGACGCGCTGACCCGCGTACTGAGCGCTGGCTTCGGCGACGCCGAAGGGAGCCGGGGAATGGACGCCGGGGTTCCGATCGACGTCGTCGACGATCGGGTCGCGAAAAAGAGCGACGACGACGACTGA
- the sppA gene encoding signal peptide peptidase SppA, translated as MVGSRTVGRLVVVVVGAVSFAAAGIFLFVVVPETLADLLGILFALVAVLLGVRVASNVARSLFPNYDVAEVAVQGPITRDGGGGPLPSSPRATPADAIVEQIDRANDDGNVRALLLKLNTPGGEVVPSDDIRLAAERFEGPTIAYATDVCASGGYWIASGCDELWAREASIVGSIGVIGSRVNATELAEKVGLSYEGFTAGEYKDAGTPLKEMNDDERDYLQGLIDEYYETFVDRVSDGRELEPDEIRDTEARVYLGETAHDLGLVDELGTREDVEEALADRLELETVAVTEFEPERPLMQRLGGGAQRVAYAFGAGVAGVVDDREFRLRI; from the coding sequence GTGGTGGGTAGTCGAACGGTCGGCCGGCTCGTCGTCGTCGTGGTCGGCGCCGTGTCGTTCGCCGCCGCCGGCATCTTTCTGTTCGTGGTCGTTCCGGAAACGCTCGCGGACCTCCTCGGCATCCTGTTCGCGCTCGTGGCTGTCCTCCTCGGGGTCAGGGTTGCGAGCAACGTCGCCCGGTCGCTCTTTCCGAACTACGACGTCGCCGAGGTCGCCGTCCAGGGGCCGATCACGCGCGATGGCGGCGGCGGCCCGCTCCCCTCGAGTCCGCGGGCGACACCGGCGGACGCCATCGTCGAGCAGATCGACCGGGCGAACGACGACGGCAACGTCCGGGCACTCCTGTTGAAGCTCAATACGCCGGGCGGGGAGGTCGTCCCGAGCGACGACATCAGACTCGCCGCCGAGCGGTTCGAGGGGCCAACGATCGCGTACGCGACCGACGTCTGTGCCAGCGGCGGCTACTGGATCGCCAGCGGCTGTGACGAACTCTGGGCGCGCGAGGCGAGCATCGTCGGCTCGATCGGCGTCATCGGCTCGCGGGTCAACGCCACGGAGCTCGCCGAGAAGGTCGGCCTCTCCTACGAGGGCTTTACCGCCGGCGAGTACAAAGACGCGGGCACTCCGCTGAAGGAAATGAACGACGACGAACGTGACTATCTCCAGGGACTGATCGACGAGTACTACGAGACGTTCGTCGACCGGGTGAGCGACGGCCGAGAGCTCGAGCCCGACGAGATCCGTGACACAGAGGCACGAGTCTACCTCGGCGAGACGGCCCACGACCTCGGTCTCGTCGACGAACTGGGCACCCGCGAGGACGTCGAGGAGGCGCTCGCGGATCGACTCGAGCTCGAGACGGTAGCCGTCACGGAGTTCGAACCGGAGCGGCCGCTGATGCAACGGCTGGGTGGCGGCGCCCAGCGCGTCGCCTACGCCTTCGGCGCGGGCGTGGCGGGCGTCGTGGACGACCGCGAGTTTCGGCTGCGGATCTGA
- a CDS encoding phosphatase PAP2 family protein, with product MRLEGESEVIREAFPEAYVDVAVFVTELGASTTLMFVLAMNYWLTRRHETALVVSYTLAGAAFLIGLKAILGMPRPPEELFLIPLDGDEYGFPSGHAFAAALVYGGLVSAFDRTRDFRVVAGAATLIGLIALSRVVLGVHYLGDVLVGGALGVAFLLVLERLVAGDPRRGFAIAAVLAIPSIVVTGGADQALIALGGGLGGLAVSSRLEELPALRSRLEGAILALGGLAFVAVAVVVESIVGWFEPAFVVVYAAIVVGILLAPAAVGRLEWSRLES from the coding sequence ATGCGACTCGAGGGAGAGAGCGAAGTGATCAGGGAGGCGTTTCCCGAGGCGTACGTCGACGTCGCGGTGTTCGTGACCGAACTCGGCGCGTCGACGACGCTGATGTTCGTGCTCGCGATGAACTACTGGCTCACGCGCCGACACGAGACGGCGCTCGTCGTGAGCTACACGCTCGCCGGGGCGGCGTTCCTGATCGGCCTGAAGGCGATTCTCGGGATGCCACGACCACCCGAGGAACTCTTCTTGATCCCGCTCGACGGCGACGAGTACGGCTTCCCGAGCGGACACGCCTTCGCCGCCGCCCTCGTCTACGGTGGGCTCGTCTCGGCGTTCGACCGCACGCGCGATTTCAGGGTGGTCGCCGGGGCCGCGACGCTGATCGGGCTCATCGCCCTCTCGCGCGTCGTTCTCGGCGTCCACTACCTCGGAGACGTGCTCGTCGGTGGCGCCCTCGGCGTCGCCTTTCTGCTCGTCCTGGAACGACTCGTCGCTGGCGACCCACGCCGTGGCTTCGCCATCGCTGCCGTCCTCGCGATTCCGTCGATCGTCGTCACCGGGGGCGCCGACCAGGCGCTGATCGCCCTCGGCGGCGGCCTCGGCGGACTGGCCGTCTCGAGTCGACTCGAGGAGCTCCCCGCGCTTCGGTCGCGACTCGAGGGTGCGATACTCGCCCTCGGCGGCCTGGCGTTCGTCGCCGTCGCCGTCGTCGTCGAGTCGATCGTCGGCTGGTTCGAGCCGGCGTTCGTCGTCGTCTACGCGGCCATCGTCGTGGGCATCTTACTCGCCCCCGCAGCCGTCGGTCGGCTCGAGTGGTCGCGACTCGAGTCGTAG
- a CDS encoding SHOCT domain-containing protein, translated as MDDDPATRVRENLTEITATLVTGLWLLLLFTPGTGQLWLPVLLVGYIVVVPIVALLFGDEADRREWWEWEDEESEAVDSSDEASTTVPSSPSQSNNRNALETLRDRYARGELTDEQFEHKLGRLLETETLEDVEKWAQDARDERDRNLEYES; from the coding sequence ATGGACGACGACCCGGCGACCCGCGTCCGTGAGAACCTCACGGAGATCACGGCGACGCTCGTCACGGGACTCTGGCTCCTGTTGCTGTTCACGCCGGGAACCGGACAGCTGTGGCTCCCCGTCTTGCTCGTCGGCTACATCGTCGTCGTCCCGATCGTTGCCCTGCTGTTCGGCGACGAGGCGGATCGACGCGAGTGGTGGGAGTGGGAAGACGAGGAGTCAGAAGCCGTCGACTCGAGCGACGAGGCGTCCACCACTGTCCCTTCGTCGCCGAGCCAGTCGAACAACCGGAATGCCCTCGAGACCCTGCGCGATCGCTACGCCCGCGGCGAACTCACCGACGAGCAGTTCGAACACAAACTCGGGCGCTTACTCGAGACCGAGACGCTCGAGGACGTCGAGAAGTGGGCGCAGGACGCCCGTGACGAGCGGGATCGGAACCTCGAGTACGAGAGCTGA
- a CDS encoding tubulin/FtsZ family protein, which produces MKVALIGVGQAGGKVTERLTRFDAEMEFNAVQGALAINSARADLQGLEFVETVLIGQDRVNGHGVGGDNELGAEVMASDVDEVLTALDGHVTSRAEAIWVVAGLGGGTGSGGAPALVHHLTRIYDVPVYALGILPGRNEGALYQANAGRSLKTLVREADATLLIDNDAWHEQGESVEGAFETINAKIAQRVGLLLAAGEAIEGVGESVVDSSEVINTLRSGGIAALGYASAVAAEDSAENITTVLSVARQALLTGTSLPDATEADSALLVIAGAPDRISRKGVEKARRWLEDETTSMQVRGGDFPLESDRLAALVLLGGTERSDRIGEFMERARQAQNEREPASVDRAELFTDDRLEDLF; this is translated from the coding sequence ATGAAAGTCGCCCTCATCGGCGTCGGACAGGCTGGCGGGAAGGTGACCGAGCGCCTGACCCGCTTCGACGCGGAGATGGAGTTCAACGCGGTCCAGGGTGCCCTCGCGATCAACTCCGCGCGTGCGGACCTCCAGGGACTCGAGTTCGTCGAGACGGTGTTAATCGGACAGGACCGCGTGAACGGCCACGGGGTCGGCGGCGACAACGAACTCGGCGCCGAAGTCATGGCGTCGGACGTCGACGAGGTGCTCACCGCCCTCGACGGCCACGTGACGTCGCGGGCGGAGGCCATCTGGGTCGTCGCGGGACTCGGCGGCGGCACCGGCTCCGGTGGCGCGCCGGCGCTCGTCCACCACCTCACGCGCATCTACGACGTTCCGGTCTACGCCCTCGGTATTCTCCCCGGCCGAAACGAGGGCGCGCTCTATCAGGCCAACGCCGGGCGCTCGCTGAAGACGCTCGTCCGCGAGGCGGACGCCACCCTCCTGATCGATAACGACGCCTGGCACGAACAGGGCGAGAGCGTCGAGGGTGCGTTCGAGACGATCAACGCGAAGATCGCCCAGCGCGTCGGCCTCCTGCTCGCCGCGGGTGAGGCCATCGAGGGTGTCGGCGAGAGCGTGGTCGACTCGAGCGAAGTGATCAACACCCTCCGCAGCGGCGGCATCGCGGCACTCGGCTACGCCAGCGCAGTCGCCGCCGAAGACAGTGCCGAGAACATCACCACCGTGCTGAGCGTCGCCCGACAGGCACTACTCACCGGTACCAGCCTTCCGGACGCGACGGAGGCCGACTCGGCGCTGCTGGTGATCGCCGGCGCTCCCGACCGCATTTCGAGAAAAGGCGTCGAGAAGGCCCGTCGCTGGCTCGAGGACGAGACGACGAGCATGCAGGTCCGGGGCGGTGACTTCCCGCTCGAGAGCGATCGGCTCGCCGCACTCGTCTTACTCGGCGGAACGGAGCGGTCAGATCGGATCGGCGAGTTCATGGAACGTGCACGCCAGGCCCAGAACGAACGGGAGCCAGCGTCCGTCGATCGGGCCGAACTGTTCACGGACGACCGCCTCGAGGATCTGTTCTGA
- a CDS encoding DUF367 family protein, which produces MECHVYYEGDDDPKKCTARRLERFDRAILHRSMRAVPYGVVLNPHAERALSPADAEEALDTIVALDCSWESAEEAAFTMRGVHRALPFLVAANPVNYGRPFRLTTAEALAAALAIFGDREQAAHLLEPFRWGETFLTLNEEPLRRYADCTDSSEVVAVQDDYLADESADTD; this is translated from the coding sequence GTGGAGTGTCACGTCTACTACGAGGGCGACGACGACCCGAAGAAGTGTACTGCACGTCGCCTCGAGCGATTCGATCGGGCGATCCTCCACCGGTCGATGCGCGCGGTGCCCTACGGCGTCGTGCTCAACCCGCACGCCGAGCGGGCGCTGTCGCCCGCCGACGCCGAGGAGGCGCTCGACACGATCGTCGCACTCGACTGCTCCTGGGAGTCGGCCGAGGAGGCGGCCTTTACCATGCGCGGTGTCCATCGCGCGCTCCCCTTCCTCGTCGCCGCGAACCCCGTCAACTACGGCCGGCCGTTCCGGCTCACTACCGCCGAAGCGCTCGCCGCCGCCCTCGCTATCTTCGGCGACCGCGAGCAGGCGGCCCACCTGCTCGAGCCGTTTCGCTGGGGTGAGACGTTCCTGACGCTCAACGAGGAGCCGCTTCGCCGATACGCCGACTGCACGGACTCGAGTGAGGTCGTCGCCGTCCAGGACGACTACCTCGCCGACGAGTCGGCCGACACCGACTGA
- a CDS encoding 50S ribosomal protein L40e, translating into MASFDAAERRTLDKLICMRCNARNHQRAERCRKCGYDKLRPKAKEARST; encoded by the coding sequence ATGGCCAGTTTCGACGCCGCCGAGCGACGGACTCTCGACAAACTGATCTGTATGCGCTGTAACGCCCGCAACCACCAGCGAGCCGAACGCTGCCGGAAGTGCGGCTACGACAAACTCCGCCCCAAGGCGAAAGAAGCGCGCAGCACCTGA
- a CDS encoding class I SAM-dependent methyltransferase, with the protein MRRFSADYLRRTREGMWADSRDALVPLELDDRERILDVGCGTGELSRVLAAESPGKVIGCDADPGLLEVAREHVPVVAGDATRLPFPDDAVDLVVCQALLINLPDPVAAVSEFARVSSDLVAAIEPDNAAVAIDSSVASEARLARRARRAYLEGIETDVSLGADASETFEAADLEVLETRRYDHTRTIEPPYDDPALAAARRKATGSGLADDRETMLAGDLSPAGYDDLRSEWRAMGRDVVEQMRDGEYCRRETVPFYVTVGRA; encoded by the coding sequence GTGCGCCGGTTTTCCGCCGACTACCTGCGTCGGACCCGCGAGGGCATGTGGGCTGACTCCCGCGACGCGCTCGTCCCGCTCGAGCTCGACGACCGCGAGCGAATCCTCGACGTCGGCTGTGGCACGGGCGAGCTGAGCCGCGTGCTCGCCGCCGAGTCACCGGGCAAGGTAATCGGCTGTGACGCCGACCCCGGCTTGCTCGAGGTTGCCCGCGAACACGTGCCAGTCGTCGCAGGCGACGCCACGCGACTGCCGTTCCCCGACGACGCGGTCGACCTCGTCGTCTGCCAGGCGCTGCTGATCAACCTCCCCGACCCCGTCGCGGCCGTCTCGGAGTTCGCCCGCGTCTCGAGCGACCTCGTCGCGGCGATCGAACCCGACAACGCCGCGGTGGCGATCGACTCGAGCGTGGCGAGCGAAGCCCGGCTCGCCCGCCGCGCCCGACGGGCCTACCTCGAGGGGATCGAGACGGACGTTTCCCTCGGGGCGGACGCGAGCGAGACGTTCGAGGCGGCCGACCTCGAGGTACTCGAGACCAGGCGGTACGACCACACGCGGACGATCGAACCGCCGTACGACGACCCGGCGCTGGCCGCCGCCCGGCGGAAGGCGACGGGATCGGGGCTGGCCGACGACCGGGAGACGATGCTCGCGGGCGACCTCTCGCCGGCGGGCTACGACGACCTCCGCAGTGAGTGGCGCGCGATGGGTCGGGACGTCGTCGAGCAGATGCGCGACGGGGAGTACTGCCGACGCGAGACCGTTCCGTTCTACGTGACCGTCGGCCGGGCGTGA